In Monodelphis domestica isolate mMonDom1 chromosome 3, mMonDom1.pri, whole genome shotgun sequence, the following proteins share a genomic window:
- the LOC100019002 gene encoding fructose-1,6-bisphosphatase 1-like — translation MSYQDPVESEISTLTSFVLEKGEKDKSTGEISQLLICLCTAVKGISYTLRKAGMIPLYHPISEGTREIKELDVYSNNLIINTLKSSFATCVLVSDENRHAIIIEPEKRGKYVVCFDPLDGAANIHCLAPIGSIFGIYRRTSTGEPSQDDALQPGRNAVVAGYALYGSATMMVVAMDCGVNCFLLDSDIGEFILVHKNVQIRNRGNIYSINEGYTRDFEPAVLEYLQEKKCPQDNTAPYNARYIGSMVADVHRTLVYGGIFLYPANEMCPQGKLRLLYECNPLAFIIERAGGLATTGKESVLDIVPTEIHQKIPLILGSPEDVKEFLKIYKKYEKPVCQKCSFLKELPDDQRSHYME, via the coding sequence ATGAGTTACCAAGATCCGGTGGAATCTGAAATCAGCACCCTGACTAGCTTTGTtttggagaaaggggagaaagacaAAAGCACAGGTGAAATAAGTCAACTGCTCATCTGCCTCTGCACTGCAGTCAAAGGCATCTCTTACACCCTGCGTAAAGCCGGAATGATCCCACTCTACCACCCCATAAGTGAAGGGACCAGAGAAATCAAGGAGCTGGATGTCTACTCCAACAACCTGATTATTAACACGCTGAAGTCCTCTTTTGCCACATGTGTCCTTGTATCAGATGAAAATAGACATGCCATAATAATAGAAccggaaaaaagggggaaatatgtGGTCTGCTTTGATCCTCTGGATGGGGCTGCAAACATTCACTGCCTTGCGCCCATCGGCAGTATTTTCGGCATCTATAGAAGGACATCAACTGGTGAACCTTCTCAGGATGATGCTCTACAGCCTGGCCGAAATGCTGTGGTCGCTGGCTATGCTCTATATGGCAGTGCCACAATGATGGTGGTCGCTATGGACTGTGGGGTCAACTGTTTTTTACTGGATTCAGATATTGGGGAATTCATTTTAGTCCATAAGAATGTCCAGATCAGAAACAGAGGGAACATCTACAGTATCAATGAAGGCTATACCAGGGACTTTGAGCCTGCTGTCTTAGAGTACCTCCAGGAGAAGAAATGCCCTCAGGACAATACAGCTCCCTATAATGCAAGGTACATCGGCTCCATGGTTGCAGATGTGCACAGGACCTTGGTGTATGGAGGAATTTTTCTGTATCCAGCCAATGAAATGTGCCCCCAAGGAAAGTTGAGGCTCCTTTATGAGTGCAACCCTTTAGCCTTCATCATAGAAAGAGCTGGGGGACTAGCTACtacaggaaaggagtcagtcctGGACATTGTTCCTACTGAAATCCATCAGAAAATACCACTGATTTTGGGGTCCCCTGAGGATGTGAAGGAGTTCTTGAAGATTTATAAGAAGTATGAAAAGCCTGTTTGCCAAAAATGTTCCTTCTTAAAGGAATTGCCAGATGACCAAAGATCACACTACATGGAATGA